The Clostridium beijerinckii genomic sequence ATAGCTGTAGCAGCATATTTGCTAATACGCTTAGAAAGACAAATTGATAACTTATCCTCATCAATTAATAGGTTAAATACTATAATATCAGCTAAACTTGGAGTAGCTATTGATACTGATAGTCCTAATGATGATTCTCATAACGTAGCTTAAAAAAAGGCAATAAACATTATGAAGTGCCCTCCAAATATTAAATATGAGTATATCATATTTCTAACATTTGGGGGGCACTTCATTGATTTTGAATGTTTATTGACTTTAAACTTGTTTGATTATATCCTATTAAATTATTCTTTTGGATTGAGTTCAAGTTCATCATTTATTTCTTTAATATCACTATACTTAAGTGATTTATCCAATATAAGTGAAGCCTTATGCGCCAATCTGGCACCCAAATTAAGGAATAGTCTAATGCCTTGTTGCAGCTTGCACCTTTTTCCTTTATGATGCAGCTAATTATTATTCAAACTCATCCATATTGGCTGTCACTATTCCCTCTGCGCCTTCCCCTTTATCTATTTTTCCAAACCTTTTTAATGAAGAATCATATTCATCTTTAGAAACTTCCTGTCCATTTACATAATAAGTTGCATCTCCATTTATAAATCTACCTGCATTATCCCAACATGAATATACTTCTTTGCATTTATTATTTTCTAATTTATATCCTCTGGCATAATTATTTCCTTGATTTCCACCACAAATAAAAAATACTTTCTCTGAACTACTATATCCATAATAATCACCATGAGAATTTTCTATTTGTTCTACATTAACATTTCCATTATCATATGTAACTACAAATAATGATTCCCCAGCTAATCCCAAACCACACTCTGAGTTAAATAACATCTCTGAAGTACCATCTTGATTTATATCCAAAATTATGGGGTTATATATTGAAGTTGTATTTGTAGTTTTTTTAATCCAATCTTTATCACTTAATAAGCTCTCATATTTCTTTATTTCTTCTGAAGGCTCATTAATATATGCTCCATTTGAATTTAAATAGTATCCATCAATAATTATGTCATGCAGCATATAACCATCATAATCAAAATAATACCATTTTCCATCTATTAAGCTCCAACAATTTTTAGCATATGAATTACCTTCTGTATACCACCAACCTTTAGAATCGCTTTTCCACTGCGCACTTGCACCTATTGGATTTAATGCTAATACTGAAGCTACTATTAATGCACTTGCAATCATTTTTTTCATATAAATTATTCCCCTTTTTATCACTTCTTTAATACTCTAAACTTTATAGATTGTCCTAAATCACTACTTACCTAAATCTTCTAAAAGTGGTCCGACTTTATTTTGACCTTCACTATCTAACTTTTCATATAATTTTTCAAGTGCATTATAATATTCATCTTTAGAAACACTTTTGTTATTTGTATAATCCTCTTCACTTATAAAATAACCTTTATGTGGGCCACCAGTATGATCTTTGGTAGAATCGTAGTAAAAATACACTTCTTTTAACTCATTATTGTCTACTTTATATCCTTTAATCTCATTACTTCCCTGAAAGTAGCCATAAACAAAAAATACATTTTCAGATTTACTATATCCAGAGTATTCAGCATAGGTAACATCAATACTCTTTAGTACATTAATATTTCCTTTGTTATAAGTTACTACGGAAATTGAATTTTGAGATTCATTTGTTACTATCATTTCTTTAGTACCATCATTATTAAAATCCATAACTATGCCCCTTAGTGGTGCATTTACTTCTATCATACTATTTGCAGTAAACCCTCTCTGCCATTTCATGCCGTTAGTTATTCTATCGTACCAATCATCACTTTTAATTATTTTTGCATATTCTTTTATTTCTTCAGATGGATTATTTACATAAACTCCATTAGAATCCACATAATAACCTTCTACAATTTCATCATGCTTCATATACCCAGTATCATAATCAAAATAATACCATTTACCGTTTATATCCTTCCAGCCCTTAGACCAACTGCTTCCTTCTGAATCCCACCAGCCTTTAGAATCTTGTTTCCACTGCGCACTTGCTCCTATTGGATTTAATGCCAATACTGAAAGCGCAATTAATGAACCTGCTATTATTTTTGTTAATTTTAATCTTTTCATTAATTATTTCCCCTTTACTCATACAATACTTTACATTTACTCACTTCTTATATCACTCAGTTAATCTTAATTTTTCATAACTTATTCTCTTAATTCTTATACTTATTATTAAATCCAAGCACCACTAGAACCTAATGTATATCCCTCTATTGTTGTATCATGTGCCATTTCTCCATTACTATAGCAATAATACCATTTACCATTATCATAAATCCAACCTGTTTGAAGTACTCCATCTTTAAAATATTTCCACTTATTATCACTTGCTTTATACCAGCCATTCCATCCAATCCATCCATGTAATGTATTGTAGCTATCTCCATAAAATTCAAAATAACTATATACATTTCCATCTTTTGATAAAGTTAAATCTCCGCCTCCAGTACCTCGAGATTCTTCATAAACATATTTTGAAGTTAATCCATAATAAAAGGAAATATGAGGTGTTTCACTATAACTAAAATAATATAATTTTTCATCTGCAAGATTAGCACTAGTATAATAATTATCTTCGTAATAAAATTCTTTTTTTACTGTTGTTTCCCCTTGAAATTTAAGTTCATTTGTAGTTATATCAGTTGTTTTTGCTATTTCAGATTTCATTTGTTCAACATTTATGTTATCTTCTGCATTAGCATAAATCGAATTAGATATTGTTAAAGACATTGCTATAATTGTTAAAGATATTGTTTTTATTAAATCATTTTTAATCATTATTATTTCTCCCCCTGTTACGAATTTACTCAACGCTAAAAAGTATTGAGTAAATCTTACTTAGCTTTAAACTCTATAAAAAATGCTATCACTAAATTACCAAAAAAATACTTACATTAATTAGTGTATCTAAATTTACTTAGATAGAGTTTTTATTTTAGCTCTATATTGATTAGTTAATTGCTGAGCCTGATCAATTCCCTGTGGAAAAGTACTTTCATTTACTGTATATGCTATAACAACTAATTTATCTGAAGCATCAAAATAGAATCTAATATTAAATCTTGTTATTCCTTCATAATATGAATATGTTACACATTTTTTCTCAGGATTTGACTTCCAATCCCCATACATATAAAGCATATCACCGCTTGTTACATTTTTAATTTCTGTATTTCCATAAGCAGCCAATACTTCACTTAATGAACTACCAATTTTAATTCCTTTGCTTGTTTGACTTTTATCTTTCCCATACTCAGAATCTTTTTGACTTAAATAACATCCCCAGCCTTTTACGTAATCATTAGCATAAAACCAATCAATTATATTTTTATATCCTTTTAATGAATTAGTCGTATCAGTTCCTTCAAAATTAAAATCTTCCCTTGATAATGTTCCTACACCTGTTTTAATTACTGCTCCACTAGCATCTAATGTGTTACCATCAACTATAGTATTAGATTGCATATAGCCACTATAATCAAAATTATAGTATTTTCCATCTATATTTCTCCAACCTATAGCCCAAGAATCATCTCCTTCTGAATACCACCAACCAGTATTATCTTTCCTCCACTCTGCACTTGCTCCTATTGGATTTAATGCTAATACTGAAACTGCTATTAATGAACTTGCTATTATTTTTGTTAATTTTACTTTTCCCATTGATTATTTCCCCCTTGATAATTGTTTTTATATTTTTGTTTTCATTATTTAGATACTTGAACTTACTATTTGGTTTTATTATTTTAATATTTTATTTGCATTTTTTAATACGACGGTGTACATAAAGTTTTCCATTATTGCCTATGGTCGTAATTTCTAGATTTAATTCCCCTTTTAATCCACTATTATCTATTATCTCTACTGTTGTATTTCCTTCCTTCAATGGATTAATTTCTATTTGCTTTTTATCTGGTTCATTAATAATTCCAACAATATTTTCATCATATCCGCTAACTTTAGCAATAGTTCCGTCTGTAAAAACTTTTGATGCAATAAATTTATCTCCTTCTTTAGATTCAGTATGTATTGAAAGACATTCATCCATCTTTTCTAATTTTATATTGCCTTGTTTTCCATTCACATCAGTTATTTTAATATCTTCTTGTCTATTTCCAACATTTGCTTTAATATCTTCGCCTTCAGTTTCATCATAATCTGTTCTTATTATTTCTACACAGCTATAGTCAGGAAGATTATTTGCTATTGCTATGTCACCATCAAGAATATCTACTGAACTAACCCCATCCTCCATTTTTAATTCGCTATATGTAATATAAAAATGTTCCCTTTTATCTATTGGTTCAGGTTTTGTATTTGCATATATTACACCTGCTATTGCAACTGTTGCACTAACCCCTGCTATAGCTGATTTAATTCCAAAAACTTTTTTAGTCACTTTTGCTGTCCCACTGATTTTGCTTGATAAACTTGCATTAGAAATTTGATGTACAGTTCCAATTACAGAACTTCCACTTATACCATTAACTATATCTTTCAGTAGTATATTAGCTTTATCTAAAGAAATTTGTTCAATTCCTAGCTGATTTTGGAGAAGTAATAATAATACTGGTACTCCTGTTCCATATAATTTAGTCCCTTTTTTCTCCCAGGTATCTACTTCTGCTTTAATCTTCTTTCGTGCATAATTTAATCTGCTTTTAACTGTTCCTTCTGAACATTCCATATCTTCTGCTACTTCTGATAATGATAATTCATCAAAATAGTATAAATACACTGCTGTTTTTTGTTCTATGGGCAAATTATCAATTATATCTTTTATTATTTTTTGCTTTTCTTTGCTATCTAAAATTTCTTGCGGTAAGAATTCTTCATCTTCCTCAAATTGAGTTTCAAACAAGTCTTTTCCTTCTTCTGACAATAAAATTTCTTTCTTATTCTTTTCAAAGTATCTGTTCGCTTTATTAATTGCTATCCTATTTATCCAACTTTTAATAGCATATGGATCTTTTATAGTTCCTATTTTGCTATTTACAGTCAAGTATGTTTCCTGCATTAAATCAAAACTTGTATGTTCATTTTTGGTGTAACTGTAAAGTAAGTTATATACTTGTTTATTAGTTTCATTATAAATAATTTCAAATGCACTAATATCCCCTTCCCTAAGTTTTTCAGCATAATGTGCCAATTCATTATTGTTCATAGATATATTTCCCCCACTAATTATGGTATTTTACATAATTTATTACATTTTACTATATATATTTCACTAGTGGTACATATTTTATTAATTGATATATATCTTATCTCATTTATTTTTACTTCTCTTTAGCCTGACTAATTATTTTATTGTAGATAATTCTTTTTGACTCATATGATAAGCTTTCAGAAAATATTAAATTTTGGAGAAATATAGTTATAAGGAAACTCGACTCACATTCGTTCGCTGGATACTCACAGAGTAATCGATCATCATCAAATCACAGATTTGGATGCCTGCTTAACTGATTCACACCGAATCATAGATTCGGGTTCTCTATTTAAAGATTGGGAGGGAAATTAAAATTATGAAGTGCTCTCCGAATATTAAATATGAGTGTATCATATGTCTAACATTTGGAGGGCACTTCATTAATTTTTAATGTTTATTGCCTTTAAACTTTATTTGTACTATTGATTGTTTATACTTATTAATATTATCTATAGAATATCCTACTCCTACAAAAGCAGATCATCTAAAGATTTGCGGGTTTTATCATGACGATTTGGAGAAGCTGGCTCTCCAACTGCATAACCTATTGCCAGAACATTAATTGGTTCAATATTATGAGGCAAATTAAATTCACGTCTGATAACTTCTGGGTCGAAACTACAAATCCAAACACTGTCTAATCCAAGAGAGGTTGCTTCCATCATCATATGATCAGTTGCAATGCTTGTGTCAATATCAACTACACTTTTGTTGTTAAAAGGTATAACTCCAGCAATATTGTGATCACCGCATGCAACTATAATAAGTGGTGCCCCGTAGATTCGTGCCGCCTTTGAAACTTTTTCTAATCCCTCTTCATCTTTTAATATAAGTAATTTAACAGGTTGTTTGTTACTTCCAGAAGGTGCAACTCTTGCAGCTTCCAATATTTTTCCCAACTTATCATCTTCAACTTTTTTCCCGTCATACTTACGAGCTGAGTATCTTTTTTTTGCTAATTCTAAAAAATCCATTTTTCATCTCTTCTTAAATTTTAGTTTTACTTAATTATTTACTCTAATGTATTTACAAATACAGATATTGTAACAATTGAATCATAAACATTTATTTATCTTTAACAAATGTTTATTATAAATCAATCTTTGTTAAAAATGCATGATGTTCCATTTGGTTGCATACATTTTGAACATGATATACATTTTGGTACTTCATTTAAATCCTTCATCCAAAGATTTACTAAATCCGGTTGGCGAATTAATGGTCTTGATAAAGCAAAATATTCTACCCCTGTTGAATTTAGTATCTGCGCCATAGTGTCAGGTGTTCTGTTTTTGCACACCAAAATTATCGGGATATTATTATTTAATGCAGAAATTTTAGCTGCATAATCCCTGTATATAGATTCCTTATAATCTGAAGCTTCACCCTCACCACTTATTTCTATCCCATCGATTCCAGAATCAGAAAGTTGACTACAGATATATTGGCAACTCTCAAAAGCTTTTTCGCTATCAATTTCATCGAAACTATTAACTTTTAAAAACACAACGAAATCTTTACTTGTTCTACTTCTTATGGCATTATATATTTCAATAATTATCCTTGCATTATTTTCAAGAGTTCCTCCATATTGATCGGTTCTCATATTTGTTCTACTACTTAAAAATTGGCTCAGAAGGAATCCATGTGCAGCGTGAATCTCTACTCCGTCGAAACCAGCTTTCTCAGCTCTAGCTGCTGCATCTCCAAAGGCAGAAATGATTGCTTCTATATCTTCCAAAGAAACATCATCTGTTTTTAGATTTTGACCGTTTTTAGTAGCATAGTTCACCTGAAGCAATACTTTACTTTCATGGCCATGAATTGTATCTGTAAGCTTTTGGTATTCCTCTATAAAATTATCGTTGTAGAAACCAATTTGTCCAGGCATGGATTTAGAATCTGCTGTAATATAAGCACCACTTGTAATAATTAAACCAACACCTCCCTTAGCAAGATTTTCATACAGTTCATACAGCCTATCATTTAAGTGACCATCCTCTTCTGCCATAATTTCTTGTGTCGCTGAACGAATAAAGCGATTTTTAATTTCCATCCTATTAATAACTGTTTTATCAAATAATGTTCTCATGTTAGTTTTCCTTCCTCTTACATTTATTTTTTCTTTTATTTCACTATGCTGATTTACTATCTAAATAATTTTAGATATAGCAATCCGATAAATTTCTACTTGCTTGCTACACATGAATTTCATTTATTTATGCTTGAATATCTTACATTAACACAATCGCCATTGTAACTGTAACAATTCCAGTTACAACAGTTCTAAAAAAAATTGAATCTTTCAATTCAACTTTTTTTCCAATATACCTGCAACAATATCTGCCATTGTATAACTTTTTAATACCTCTTCCATCGCCGATTGAGCTTTGGGTAACATTAACATTAATACATCTTGAATATTTGCACCTATAATACATTCCTGATTAGTATTTTCATGTATCTGAAAGAGCTTTTCGTCTTCAACTACATCAACTGCTTTATATACATCAAAAAGAGTAATATCTTCAACTGGCTTTAGAAGATAGGCACCGCCACCTCCACTATTGACATCAACCAGTTCAGCCTTTTTTAGCATACCAATAATCCGCCTTACAACAACTGGGTTATTCTGTATGCTACCTGCAATCACTTCAGATGTACAAACATCATTGCTAATTTCTAAGGCAGCAAGAATATGAATTGCTACAGTAAATCTACTGCTAATCTGCATCATAAATATTACCTCCTTGTAACCATTATAGTTACAACGCATTTACTTGTCAATTATTTTTAATAATTAACATTCCCTATTCTAAATTATATTTTAATATAGTATTTTTTAAATCAGCTATAACTCCATTTGAAGCGTTATATCCCTTACCAGTTTTAAAACATAAGCTTCTAACTTCCTGACCTTCATCCTCATCTATATAATAATGCTCGCACATTTCTAATTCATATTTATACTCATCCGTTCTTCATTCATTCGATACTATTCTTAATTTATAAAATACGTAAACTTTCTTTCTGAAAACTCTTTATAGGCATCTCGATAAATTTGAATTTGTCGAACTTTCAAGCTTCGTAAAATTCTTATAATTAAAGAAAAACTTCCATATTACTTTATATAAGACATATCGCTAATTCGCTTAATTAATCGTTTCCCGTCAGCGGTTTCTTGCATAAAACTAACTCCACCAGCTAATCCAAATATTTCACTTTTGTTAAGCATTTCAATATCCATACCTAACCACATTGTATTAAATACACTAAGTAAATCTCCATGAGAAACTATAATTACATTCTCATATTTATTGGTCATTAGCTCATTAAAAAATGGTAATAATCTATTCCATTCATCTCTTCTGCTTTCTGCATCAGAAAACATCTTATCATCAATAGATTTTTCTTGTACTTCTATATTATCTCGCAGCCATTGTACAGACTTTCCAACACATTTTCCAAGGTTTCTTTCTCTCAATTCAGCAACAAAAATTGGTGCAACTCCCAAATGCCTTCCTACA encodes the following:
- a CDS encoding YvrJ family protein, whose amino-acid sequence is MQVTDLINLMVNNGFAIAVAAYLLIRLERQIDNLSSSINRLNTIISAKLGVAIDTDSPNDDSHNVA
- a CDS encoding RNA polymerase sigma factor; the protein is MNNNELAHYAEKLREGDISAFEIIYNETNKQVYNLLYSYTKNEHTSFDLMQETYLTVNSKIGTIKDPYAIKSWINRIAINKANRYFEKNKKEILLSEEGKDLFETQFEEDEEFLPQEILDSKEKQKIIKDIIDNLPIEQKTAVYLYYFDELSLSEVAEDMECSEGTVKSRLNYARKKIKAEVDTWEKKGTKLYGTGVPVLLLLLQNQLGIEQISLDKANILLKDIVNGISGSSVIGTVHQISNASLSSKISGTAKVTKKVFGIKSAIAGVSATVAIAGVIYANTKPEPIDKREHFYITYSELKMEDGVSSVDILDGDIAIANNLPDYSCVEIIRTDYDETEGEDIKANVGNRQEDIKITDVNGKQGNIKLEKMDECLSIHTESKEGDKFIASKVFTDGTIAKVSGYDENIVGIINEPDKKQIEINPLKEGNTTVEIIDNSGLKGELNLEITTIGNNGKLYVHRRIKKCK
- a CDS encoding nitroreductase family protein — encoded protein: MDFLELAKKRYSARKYDGKKVEDDKLGKILEAARVAPSGSNKQPVKLLILKDEEGLEKVSKAARIYGAPLIIVACGDHNIAGVIPFNNKSVVDIDTSIATDHMMMEATSLGLDSVWICSFDPEVIRREFNLPHNIEPINVLAIGYAVGEPASPNRHDKTRKSLDDLLL
- a CDS encoding NADH:flavin oxidoreductase — encoded protein: MRTLFDKTVINRMEIKNRFIRSATQEIMAEEDGHLNDRLYELYENLAKGGVGLIITSGAYITADSKSMPGQIGFYNDNFIEEYQKLTDTIHGHESKVLLQVNYATKNGQNLKTDDVSLEDIEAIISAFGDAAARAEKAGFDGVEIHAAHGFLLSQFLSSRTNMRTDQYGGTLENNARIIIEIYNAIRSRTSKDFVVFLKVNSFDEIDSEKAFESCQYICSQLSDSGIDGIEISGEGEASDYKESIYRDYAAKISALNNNIPIILVCKNRTPDTMAQILNSTGVEYFALSRPLIRQPDLVNLWMKDLNEVPKCISCSKCMQPNGTSCIFNKD
- a CDS encoding Rrf2 family transcriptional regulator; translation: MQISSRFTVAIHILAALEISNDVCTSEVIAGSIQNNPVVVRRIIGMLKKAELVDVNSGGGGAYLLKPVEDITLFDVYKAVDVVEDEKLFQIHENTNQECIIGANIQDVLMLMLPKAQSAMEEVLKSYTMADIVAGILEKKLN
- a CDS encoding histidine phosphatase family protein; translated protein: MKNVITIQHTQSIHHTNGMVGSWTDWDLSEVGIQQANNIGKNLSNQLSDKKYVLYSSDLLRAKHTAEIVGRHLGVAPIFVAELRERNLGKCVGKSVQWLRDNIEVQEKSIDDKMFSDAESRRDEWNRLLPFFNELMTNKYENVIIVSHGDLLSVFNTMWLGMDIEMLNKSEIFGLAGGVSFMQETADGKRLIKRISDMSYIK